A window from Cryptomeria japonica chromosome 1, Sugi_1.0, whole genome shotgun sequence encodes these proteins:
- the LOC131048116 gene encoding uncharacterized protein LOC131048116, translating to MTSTSCLDTHNTQSSDVNISVSTDDRQKDKTDENKVEEAPVNEQSVETQPPPVKDTTEEEKIEEDKIVKEKIEKEKAEKKESKEKKIIDDDDDDKSVSIKGLIDMDKLSFSQLMEIATTMQSRAQKKRMKE from the exons ATGACTTCAACTTCATGTCTTGATACTCATAATACTCAGTCATCGG ATGTAAATATAAGTGTTTCTACTGATGACCGCCAAAAGGATAAGACTGATGAAAATAAGGTAGAGGAAGCACCGGTGAATGAACAAAGTGTGGAAACTCAACCACCACCGGTCAAGGACACCACTGAGgaagagaagatagaagaagataagATCgtgaaggagaaaatagagaaagaaaaggcAGAGAAAAAGGAgtcaaaggagaagaaaataattgatgatgacgatgatgacaaaTCAGTGAGTATTAAAGGTCTTATTGACATGGATAAATTGAGTTTCTCACAATTAATGGAGATTGCAACAacaatgcaatctagagctcaaaagaagagaatgaaggaataA